The nucleotide sequence TCGGTACTGGCCCGCGACGGCCAAAGTGTCGCATCGGTGGAAAGGGCGGTCCGCGCCGCCGGGGGCACCGTCGTGACGAGCAACGCCGCGGTCGGCCTGATCACCGCCACCGCGCCCGCCAACGGTTTCGCCGAGCGGGTCTCCGCGGACCGGTCGGTCTTCGGTGCCGCCAAAGCGAAGGCGATCGGCACCGCGCCGAAGCAGGGCAAGGCGAAGGTCAAGCCGGGCGTCGTCGAAAAGGAAGGCCGCGGCGCCGCCTCGGCCAAGAAGCCGGTGCAGGCGAACGCCGTCGGCATGGACCCGCTCGACGACCAGCTGTGGGGCCTCAAGTCGGTCCGGTCGGACCTCTCGCGCACCAAGCAGCCGGGCGACAAGCGGGTGAAGGTCGGCGTCATCGACACCGGCGTCGACGGGAGCCACCCGGACATCGCGCCGAACTTCGACCGCGCGGCGTCGCGGAACTTCACGAAGGACATCGTCTCCGACGTCAACGGCGCCGTCGTCGACGGACCTTGTGAATACCGTAGCTGTGTCGACCCGGTGGACCACGACGACAACGGGCACGGCACGCACGTCGCCGGCACCATCGGCGCCGCCGCGAACGGTTTCGGCGTCTCGGGCGTCGCGCCGAACGTGACGCTGGTGAACCTGCGCGCCGGGCAGGACTCGGGCTTCTTCTTCCTGCAGCCGACCGTGGACGCGATCACCTACGCCGGCGACGCCGGTGTGGACGTCGTGAACATGAGCTTCTTCACCGACCCCTGGCTGTACAACTGCACCGCGAACCCCGCGGACACGCCCGCGCAGCAGGCCGAGCAGCGCACCATCATCGAGGCGACGACCCGCGCGCTGAACTACGCGCACCGCAAGGGCGTTACCCAGGTCGTCTCGCTGGGCAACCAGCACAGCGACCTCGCCGCTCCGCAGCCGGACGCCTCCAGCCCCGGCTACCCGTCGAACAGCACGCACCCGCGGCAGATCGACAACGCGAGCTGCCTCTCGCTGCCCATCGAAGGCCCGCACACGATCGGTGTCTCGTCCTTCGGCCCTTCGCAGGCGAAGGCGGACTACTCGAACTACGGCGTCGAGCAGATCTCGGTGTCCGCGCCCGGCGGATACTTCCGTGACTACTTCGGCACCCCGTGGTTCCGCACGGTCGAGAACCAGATCCTCTCGACCTACCCGCGCAACGTGGGTGTCGCGGAAGGCATGATCGACGCGGACGGGAACATCACTCCCGACGGTGTCACCGCCGGCATCAAGAAGGCGACCGCCGCGGACGGCCGAGTCGGCTACTACCAGTGGCTGCAGGGGACGTCGATGGCGTCGCCGCACGCCAGCGGTGTCGCGGCGCTCATCGTTTCGCAGTACGGCAAGGGTTCGCGCGACTTCGGGATGAACCCGGACGCGGTGCAGCGGGTGCTCGAAGGCACGGCTTCGGACATCGCCTGCCCGGTGCCGCGGACCGTCGACTACCTGAAGGAAGGCCGGGACGCGTCGTTCACCGCGACCTGCACCGGTGACGCCTCGTTCAACGGCTTCTACGGTCACGGTGCCGTGGACGCCTGGTCGGCCGTCACGCGGGGTTCTCAGTACCTGCGAGGCTGATCGGAACGAATTCAACCGGCCGAAGGGGCGTCACCTTCCCGATTTCGGGGTGGTGGCGCCCCTTTCGTATTCCCGGCGCCGACGTTCTCCGACGACCGGCAGGGGAATCGTCCTTCCGTGCGGCTCAAGGAGTGGCGCGCAGTTCCAGCAGAGTGGCCGGGTGGTTGCCACCCGCGCCGTAGCCGATACCCGTCCAGCCGTTGCGGTCGACGGCGACCGTGCTGGTCTGCCCTTGGACCTGAATGGTGGCCTGGACTGCGTGGCCGTCTCCCTTGACCTGGTAGGCGTTGTCCAGCTTCAGCTTGAGCACTCCGGTCGGTCCGGTCGCCTGGAAGCAGTAGTGGCCGGGGTCCGGGTCGTGGTCGTTGGTGCCCGACGCGCGCACTTCGATGAGGCCGGCCTGCCCACAGGCGATCAGCTGGATGTGCCCGTCACCGCTGACCAGCAGAATTCCCCGGTTCGCGAGGATCTGTTCGGCGCCCGGGTACGAGAAGTCCTCGACGACAGGCGGCGGCACGTCAGCGCTCTCGCCGGCCGAGGAGAGTCCGGCCGAAGCGGCCACCGCGCCGAGAGCCGCGGCGGCCACGGCCGAGGAGGCGAGGAATGTCCGGGTATACGCCCGCATGGCTTGTTCGCTCCATCCTGGTGATCGTCGGCAGGCCGCGCGGGAGAAGACAGCAGAAAAGGAAATGTGGTCGATTCCCCCATGCGGACGCGTGATCTTGCCGCGTTGCCTAGGCGACGTTAGAGGCGAAAGTCCAGCGGCGTCAAGGAAAACGGTTCGCGTTGCGCCGTATGGAGGCTGATCTTCGTGACCACCCGAATGGCCACTAGGCGACGCGGCGACGCTGTCTCTAGGGTCGGTGTCGTGCTTGGGGGAGAAGCCAATCGGTATCGCGCGCCCGTTTCACCGTGCCCGTCACGCCGTTGAAAGTCCGATTTGCGGAATTTCGCGAATTCTTTCCTGGACACCATTCCTCATGTCCCGTGCTCACACTGTGCGGCCAGGCGACGGTCGCGTGTTGCTGGAAGGGGTTGCCACCACGATGAGATCGATGACATCTCGAGCGAGTGGGTTGCGGGCTCTGGTCATCACCTTCGTGACCATGGCGTTGACCATGGGTGCGGTCACTTCACCACCCGCCTCGGCCGAAGATCCACCGGCGCCCACCGACCGCCAGCGCGTCGTCGCGCTGATGACGACCGGAGACGCCCTGGTGGCTCGTGCGGCGGAGGACGCGCTGGTGGGTTCCGAGCAGGATTTCCAGGCGTTCATCTCCACCGGGCTCGACCGGGCGATGGAGATGAACGACCGGGTCACCCTGCAACAGATGATCGCCACCGGCGGCCCGGCCACCAAACAGGCCGCGAACACCGCTCTGAGCGGGGACATCGCGCAGGTGCGGCAATTCCTGACCGCCAATTGGCGGCAGCCATGGCGTGACGACCTGCGCATCCAGGTGACCCGGCTCCTGGCGGCCGCGACCGGGCCGACGGTACGGGCCGCGGCGAATTCCGCGCTCGACGGGGACGAGAACGCGCAGCTGGCGTTCCTCGACGGCGGCTGGCAGCGAGCACAGAACGACGACGACCGGATCACCGTGCAACGGCTGATGGTCGCCAGTGGCCCGGAGGTCACGAAGGCCGGGAACTGGGTACTGTCCGGCACGGCCGAGGACGTACGCGAGTTCCTGCGCATGGGTTACCAGGTCGCGGTGCAGCGTGATCAGGAGACGATGTCCGTCAAGCAGCTGGCCGGACTCGCGCAAAGCTCGCAAGCCCGGTCCGCGGTCTTGACTCAAGAGGCGAAGGACGCCGCGGACCAAGCGGTCGCGGCCGCGGCGGCGGCCAAGGTGGCGGCGCAGACCGCGGCAGAGGAAACGCGACTGGCGCAGAATTCCGCGGCTCAGGCGGCGGGCGCCGCCGCGCGGGCCGCCGATGCGACGCACCGGGCGGCCGCAGCGGCACAGACCGCGATCAACGCGGCGGTGGCGGCGAGCAACGCGGCACGGGAGGCGTCGCACGCGGCTTCCCAGGCAGCGTGGGCGGCGTCGATGGCGGGGAAGGCCGCCGCGAATGCCCGCAACGCGGCCGCCGCGGCGGCCACCGACCGCGGGAAGGCGGACGCGGCCAGGGACGCCGCGAGACTGGCAAGGGACGCGGCTCAGGGAGCGCAAAGCGCCGCTGACGCCGTGACGCACGCGATCGAAGCCATTCGTCAGGTGACTCACGCCGCCACGGCCGCTGCGGCGGCCGCGAGCGACGCGGCTACCGCGGCTGCCGCGTCGAACGAAGCGGGGAACTGGGCTCAGCGAGCGGGCGCGAGCGCCGGTCAGGCCCGTGCGGCGGCGGCACGCGCGCAACGCAACGCCGATGAGGCTCGTCGTGCGGCCGGTGCCGCGACCGCGATCGCGAACGAGGCCGCTACCTATGCTGAACAGGCACGGCAAGCCGCGGCGAGCGCGGCGGATCACGCCACTCTCGCCGCCGCAGCGGCGGAAGAGGCGGCGGACCGGGCCGGTGAGGCGGAAGGGGCCGCCGCCCGGGCCCAGGCCGCGGCCGATGAGGCCAAGAACGCGGCCGCCGTCGCCCAGACCGCGTCTGACCAGGCGGTGCACACCGCGGATTTGGCTCGCCGGACCGACGCCGAGCGGCTCGCCGTGCAGCAGTCCGAGGCGACGCGCGGCGCGTTGGACGCCGCTCAGGCGGAACGGGACCGGGTCGCGGAGCCACGCTGGACCCCTGGGGTCGCCCAACAGTTCGATCCCGAGACGCAGCGACTGCTGACCGAGGCACGCGATCCCGCGACTTCGCCGCCCACCGCGGTCGGCAGCGCCCGCAAGGCCGCGGTGCGGTTGTGGCACAGCGGTGGCCCCAAGGTCAAGCAGGCGGCGATCGCGGCTCTCGGCGGCTCCGAGGCGGATGTCCTCGTGTTCGCCAATGCCGGGCTAGCCGCCGCGACGGAGCAGGACGACCGGCTCAGCCTGTCTATTGTGGTCGGTGCCAGCGTGGTGCAGGCACAGCGGGACGCGGGCAACGCCGTGAAGAACGGCACTCACGATCAGGTGAAGGAGTGGCTCGCGACGCGGGCCTATCCGGGAAAGGACGACGCCGACCGTCTCGCCGTTCAGCGCATTCTCGAGAAAGGGGGCCCGCTCACCAGGGCGGCGGCCAACCGGGCGTTGAGCGGCACGATCGCGGACGTGCGGACCTTCCTCGCCACCGGCCAGTACGCCACCGCGCAAGACGACGACCGCGCCGCCGTGCAGGTGCTCATCGATCACGGTGGCCCGGAGATGAAGGCCGCGGGCAACGCCGCGCTGGCCGGCCCGTGGTCGTATGTGAAGGAATTTCTGCGCATCGGCCAGCATCAGGCCGAGCACCGGGACGCCGACACGGCCCTGCACGTCGCCCAGATCACCGGCTATCTGGCCGACACCGCGCAAGCCGCGGCTCTGGCCAAGCAGAATGCCGCACTGGCCGCCCAGCACGCGGCGACCGCGCGCGGCGCCGCCGACGAAGCCACCGAATGGGCGCGGCAGGCGACGAACTCCGCTAACCAGGCGAAGATCTACGCCGACCAGGCCAAGGTCTCGGCGGAGCAGGCCGGCGCGTCCGCGGCGTCCGCCGCCGCGTCCGCCCGACAGGCTCGTGACGCCGCGGCCCGTGCCCAGGGCGCCGCCCAGGCCGCGAAGAATTCCGCCGCACAGGCTTCACGGTCGGCCGCGCTGGCCAACCAGTACGCGGCCATCGCCAAAACCGCCGCCGCGTCGGCACTCGCGGACGCCATCGCGGCGGGCAAGGCGGCGACCGAGGCCGGTCAGTACGCGGCCGAGGCACAGGCCGCCGTCGTGCACAAGCAGCAGGAGGAAAAGGCTCGTAAGAGCGTGCTCGACACCCGTGCTTCGGTCCAGCAGATACGGGACGCCGCCGCGGCCGGGATGAAGGATCACCCGGAACTCAAGGAGATCAAGGATCTCGCCGACCGGTTACTGGCGCTCATCGATCAGCTGGCCGGGGCGACGCTGGACTTCGTCCGGGACCACGCGGGCGATCTGCTCGAACTGATCCTGCACCTGCTGGAGGCCGCTGGTGGGATCGGACTGGCCGTGGGAGGCATCGCGATGGTCGGTAGTGGCATCGCGATCTGTGCCGAGGCGATCAGCGGCGGTGCCGCGATCGGCGCGGTCGGCGGGGCAGCGGGTGCCGGGGTCGGCGCAGTGCCGGGCGGCATCGCCGGGGGCGTCGGTGGCCTGATCGCGTGCGTGTTCACCGGTGGCCCGGCCATCGCCGGCGGGATTCTCGCCACCGCCGCCGGGCTGGCGATGGCGATGGACGGGCTCAATGGTGCCGCCGGCGACATTGCGGACATGGGCAAGAATCGTTCGCTGTCGGCGTCCGAAGCGGAGACCCTCAACCGGCTGAACGCCGACCCGCGGTTCGCCGACCGCGGCCTCAAGCCCAGTAAGGCCGAGCGCGACGGGGAGTACGTCGACAATGCCGGACGAACCTACGATCAGATGGGAGATCCGCGGGCATCGCTGTACTGGAACCCCGGCCAGTTCACCCGTGCGATCCGAGACCACTTGAACAAGAGCATGGACTACACCGTCGTCGACCTGACGGGGTTCAAACCGGAGCAGATAGCGCAGGTGAACGAATTCTTGCGGACGCTGCCGCCGGGGGAGCTCGCGAAGATCATCAAGATAGGGTTCTGACCATGGCGGTCATCTCGGTTCCCGGACAGGCTCCCCTGCGGCTCCGCAAGCATACGATGCGGGAGCTGTGCACGCGGGCGAACACGCTCTTGACCGCCGACGCCGACAAGTACGTACTCGATCAGGCGACAGCGCTGGAAAGCCTCTACTTCGACACTTTGCCTGGTGATCAGCGTAAGCGGATCGCGGCCGCCCTCATGTCGGCGGCCGACGCCTACCGTGCGGAGTTGCTGGCCCTACCCGAGGAGGACGCGGACGAACGTAGCCGCGCGGAGGTCCTGGGTGAGCTCTCGTTGAGCCTGCAAGAACTCGCTACGACCGCATAGCCGACGACGACAGGGATCCCTGGCACGTGACCTGGGATCCCTGCCGTCGTCCGAATTGGTTTCACCTCTCCGCGGTCATCGAAGTCTTCCGGTGATGCGCCAGAGATCGTAACTCCACAAGGAATCCGGGAAGCCGCCTGTTCTGCTCTTGGTGAAGACCACGGTCAATTCCGTTGTGGACGGCAGCATTCCATAGATGTTGCGGAGGATCCCAGGATTGTGGTTGCGGGGGAATCCGGTCGTTTCCGGTGATATCCGTGCCTCGTTCCTCCACTTTCCCCGGCCGTTCCAGATGCTGGCGCCGTCGATGCTGTCGATTTCGAGGCTGCGGGAAATGTAGCTGGGCTGGCCGCCGGGATAAGGACCCAACTCCCGCACAGCGTAGAACCTGTCCCGGGGAGGGTCGTAAACGACGTCGAAGTTGTGCAGGACGTCGGCGCCGCCGTCGGACCCCGTTATTCCATCGTTGGTGACCTGTAGCGCGGATCCGATCGTCGGATCGTCCAAATCGCCGAGGGTTAGATGCCGGCGCCAGGCTGTCGTCGTGGGGCCTCCTGCGGTGTAGAACAGGAGCACCTCGCCGGCTTCCGGGTTCACGGTAGTCGCGCTCGGCTGACCGACACCCCACATCCCCGGCTCGAAAGGGTTGGCCACGATGGGCGCCGGATACTTTGTCCACGGTCCGGCGAGATCGTTCGCCAGCGCCAGCCCGATCTGATTGCCGGTGTTGTCCTGGGCCGTACCCAGGAAGAACATCAGATATTGGTAAGTCTGGCCACGATAGGCGGTTTTGGCCGCCACCACGGTCGGATCACAGACATGGGTGGAATCCCAGGTGCCGCCGCCTCCCGGCCCGAGGACCGCGAAGTCCCGTTGCGGTGTGCCGCTCGCGACATCGACCTGGCTGAAGAAGACGTGGTCACGGATCAGGCCGGGCGAGGAATTGTGACAGGTGTAGTAGTAGGTGTGGCCAGAGTCGACCACAGCCGACGGCGCATACGCGTACTGCTGTCCGGAGGCAGGCGAGTAGACATGGTGGACGCCGTCCGCCTGGACCCAATCCGTGGTCGTCGCATCCAACGCGTGCACATAGGGCGAGTGCACGATCGTCAGTGTTAGAG is from Amycolatopsis lurida and encodes:
- a CDS encoding S8 family serine peptidase yields the protein MVFFRRQEVKKPRSLVVALAVPLFGAIVAAPVASAQPALSGATTEFSVLARDGQSVASVERAVRAAGGTVVTSNAAVGLITATAPANGFAERVSADRSVFGAAKAKAIGTAPKQGKAKVKPGVVEKEGRGAASAKKPVQANAVGMDPLDDQLWGLKSVRSDLSRTKQPGDKRVKVGVIDTGVDGSHPDIAPNFDRAASRNFTKDIVSDVNGAVVDGPCEYRSCVDPVDHDDNGHGTHVAGTIGAAANGFGVSGVAPNVTLVNLRAGQDSGFFFLQPTVDAITYAGDAGVDVVNMSFFTDPWLYNCTANPADTPAQQAEQRTIIEATTRALNYAHRKGVTQVVSLGNQHSDLAAPQPDASSPGYPSNSTHPRQIDNASCLSLPIEGPHTIGVSSFGPSQAKADYSNYGVEQISVSAPGGYFRDYFGTPWFRTVENQILSTYPRNVGVAEGMIDADGNITPDGVTAGIKKATAADGRVGYYQWLQGTSMASPHASGVAALIVSQYGKGSRDFGMNPDAVQRVLEGTASDIACPVPRTVDYLKEGRDASFTATCTGDASFNGFYGHGAVDAWSAVTRGSQYLRG
- a CDS encoding chemotaxis protein, producing the protein MTSRASGLRALVITFVTMALTMGAVTSPPASAEDPPAPTDRQRVVALMTTGDALVARAAEDALVGSEQDFQAFISTGLDRAMEMNDRVTLQQMIATGGPATKQAANTALSGDIAQVRQFLTANWRQPWRDDLRIQVTRLLAAATGPTVRAAANSALDGDENAQLAFLDGGWQRAQNDDDRITVQRLMVASGPEVTKAGNWVLSGTAEDVREFLRMGYQVAVQRDQETMSVKQLAGLAQSSQARSAVLTQEAKDAADQAVAAAAAAKVAAQTAAEETRLAQNSAAQAAGAAARAADATHRAAAAAQTAINAAVAASNAAREASHAASQAAWAASMAGKAAANARNAAAAAATDRGKADAARDAARLARDAAQGAQSAADAVTHAIEAIRQVTHAATAAAAAASDAATAAAASNEAGNWAQRAGASAGQARAAAARAQRNADEARRAAGAATAIANEAATYAEQARQAAASAADHATLAAAAAEEAADRAGEAEGAAARAQAAADEAKNAAAVAQTASDQAVHTADLARRTDAERLAVQQSEATRGALDAAQAERDRVAEPRWTPGVAQQFDPETQRLLTEARDPATSPPTAVGSARKAAVRLWHSGGPKVKQAAIAALGGSEADVLVFANAGLAAATEQDDRLSLSIVVGASVVQAQRDAGNAVKNGTHDQVKEWLATRAYPGKDDADRLAVQRILEKGGPLTRAAANRALSGTIADVRTFLATGQYATAQDDDRAAVQVLIDHGGPEMKAAGNAALAGPWSYVKEFLRIGQHQAEHRDADTALHVAQITGYLADTAQAAALAKQNAALAAQHAATARGAADEATEWARQATNSANQAKIYADQAKVSAEQAGASAASAAASARQARDAAARAQGAAQAAKNSAAQASRSAALANQYAAIAKTAAASALADAIAAGKAATEAGQYAAEAQAAVVHKQQEEKARKSVLDTRASVQQIRDAAAAGMKDHPELKEIKDLADRLLALIDQLAGATLDFVRDHAGDLLELILHLLEAAGGIGLAVGGIAMVGSGIAICAEAISGGAAIGAVGGAAGAGVGAVPGGIAGGVGGLIACVFTGGPAIAGGILATAAGLAMAMDGLNGAAGDIADMGKNRSLSASEAETLNRLNADPRFADRGLKPSKAERDGEYVDNAGRTYDQMGDPRASLYWNPGQFTRAIRDHLNKSMDYTVVDLTGFKPEQIAQVNEFLRTLPPGELAKIIKIGF